A stretch of the Coprobacillus cateniformis genome encodes the following:
- a CDS encoding AAA family ATPase has product MQKLQTVNAETLLYEPLEKPSFVVDSLIPTGLSLFCGSQKIGKSWLMLKLCLCVSQGIPLWDMPTMEGDVLYLCLEDTFCRIQDRLFRLTDEASGRLHFAVASCKLSDGLIVQLEDYLKDYPDSRLIVIDTLQKVRTASKDNAYASDYGDISLIKDFADRHSLAVIVVHHIRKQNDSDVFNKVSGTTGLTGSADATFVLEKEKRASDTAKLYVTGRDTPYQEYTLRFRDCRWELVERKTQEQLAKETIPDVLFRLVDFMRDKEEWIGTATELLAAMGETETIPTVITKWLNEYRTTFLSENRICYQYSRRKDGRRIALARRAGDSGDGGDSDIRIPPCYCH; this is encoded by the coding sequence ATGCAGAAGTTACAGACAGTCAACGCCGAAACGCTCCTTTATGAACCGCTTGAGAAACCATCCTTTGTGGTGGACAGCCTTATCCCGACAGGCTTATCGCTGTTCTGCGGCTCACAGAAGATAGGCAAAAGCTGGCTCATGCTGAAGCTATGCTTATGCGTGTCGCAGGGAATCCCTTTATGGGATATGCCGACAATGGAGGGCGATGTGCTTTACCTCTGCCTTGAGGACACGTTCTGCCGCATACAGGACAGGTTATTTCGTTTGACGGACGAAGCAAGCGGGCGGCTCCACTTTGCCGTGGCAAGCTGCAAGCTGTCAGACGGTCTTATCGTGCAGCTTGAAGATTATCTGAAAGATTACCCAGACAGCAGGCTCATTGTCATTGATACCTTGCAGAAAGTCCGTACAGCTTCAAAAGACAATGCCTATGCAAGCGACTATGGGGACATCTCCCTCATCAAAGACTTTGCCGACAGGCACTCTCTGGCGGTCATTGTCGTACACCACATCCGAAAGCAGAATGACAGCGACGTGTTCAACAAGGTGTCTGGGACGACAGGATTAACGGGGAGTGCGGACGCTACCTTTGTTCTGGAAAAGGAGAAACGTGCGTCTGACACCGCCAAGCTGTATGTGACGGGCAGGGACACGCCTTATCAGGAATACACGCTGCGTTTCCGTGATTGCCGTTGGGAGCTTGTGGAGCGGAAAACGCAGGAGCAGCTTGCGAAAGAAACGATACCAGATGTCCTTTTTCGGTTGGTGGATTTTATGAGGGATAAGGAAGAATGGATAGGCACGGCAACGGAACTGTTAGCCGCTATGGGGGAAACGGAAACCATACCCACGGTGATTACGAAATGGCTGAATGAATACCGCACCACATTTTTAAGCGAGAACCGTATCTGCTACCAGTACAGCCGCAGGAAAGACGGCAGGCGGATTGCCCTTGCAAGGAGGGCGGGTGACAGCGGTGATGGTGGTGACAGCGATATTAGGATACCCCCCTGTTACTGTCATTGA
- a CDS encoding sigma-70 family RNA polymerase sigma factor, with the protein MAYNHGREDRKWRIWKEAEEKLLRECGVDEATIEQIRMADRADFNSNRRFYRWTNDVAEYLEDMAGRERQAEVGTVAELLEEIESENLYQVLVTVDGRTLKIVLLKMQGYSTKEIAPLVHLTTGAIYARLDHLRKKLRKIL; encoded by the coding sequence ATGGCATACAACCACGGACGGGAGGACAGGAAATGGCGTATCTGGAAAGAAGCGGAGGAAAAGCTGCTGCGTGAGTGCGGCGTTGATGAAGCGACCATTGAGCAGATACGCATGGCGGACAGGGCAGACTTCAATTCCAACAGGCGGTTTTACCGATGGACGAATGACGTTGCGGAATATCTTGAGGACATGGCAGGCAGGGAGCGGCAGGCGGAAGTGGGTACGGTTGCGGAGTTACTGGAAGAGATTGAGAGCGAAAATCTCTATCAAGTATTAGTCACGGTGGACGGGCGTACCTTGAAAATCGTCCTGCTGAAAATGCAGGGGTATTCCACAAAGGAGATTGCCCCGCTTGTGCATTTGACGACTGGTGCCATCTATGCGAGGTTAGACCATCTGCGGAAGAAGCTGCGGAAAATTTTATAG
- a CDS encoding sigma-70 family RNA polymerase sigma factor → MVKYAPRKVYIRESGGYVELSYTEFCRCRESDQTYMDKLFIPIQGCLLEVVREQYTDFYRDKERWRYLQKLDTKNRLLSLDGFTDSEGNPLDFITDEAVDIAETVVNAVMVDRLKAALPLLSDSEQELIQAIFFDGLSEREVGARLGITQSVVNKRKARILIKLRKIIEN, encoded by the coding sequence ATGGTGAAATATGCACCAAGAAAGGTATATATCAGAGAAAGTGGCGGCTATGTGGAATTATCCTACACGGAGTTCTGCCGTTGCAGGGAATCCGACCAGACCTATATGGACAAGCTGTTTATCCCCATTCAAGGCTGTCTGCTTGAAGTCGTGAGGGAGCAATACACAGACTTCTACCGTGACAAGGAACGGTGGCGTTATCTGCAAAAATTAGATACAAAGAATAGACTGCTATCTCTCGACGGATTTACGGACAGCGAGGGGAATCCTCTGGACTTTATCACTGATGAAGCGGTGGACATTGCAGAAACCGTTGTCAATGCGGTCATGGTGGACAGGCTGAAAGCCGCCCTGCCTTTGCTGTCGGATAGTGAACAGGAGCTGATACAGGCAATCTTTTTTGACGGACTTTCCGAGCGTGAAGTCGGGGCGAGGTTGGGCATAACCCAGAGCGTTGTAAACAAACGCAAAGCCAGAATCCTAATAAAACTAAGAAAGATAATAGAAAATTAA
- a CDS encoding cysteine-rich KTR domain-containing protein: MMKCEWILCPVCGSKTRNKIRKDTVLENYPLYCPKCRQERLIKVDNLKITVIKEPDA; the protein is encoded by the coding sequence ATGATGAAATGCGAATGGATATTGTGTCCTGTTTGTGGGAGCAAAACCCGTAATAAAATTAGGAAGGACACTGTTTTGGAGAATTATCCCCTTTATTGTCCAAAATGCAGACAAGAAAGATTGATTAAAGTTGACAACTTGAAGATAACTGTCATCAAAGAGCCAGACGCTTAA
- the tet(O) gene encoding tetracycline resistance ribosomal protection protein Tet(O), protein MKIINLGILAHVDAGKTTLTESLLYTSGAIAELGSVDEGTTRTDTMNLERQRGITIQTAVTSFQWEDVKVNIIDTPGHMDFLAEVYRSLSVLDGAVLLVSAKDGIQAQTRILFHALQIMKIPTIFFINKIDQEGIDLPMVYREMKAKLSSEIIVKQKVGQHPHINVTDNDDMEQWDAVIMGNDELLEKYMSGKPFKMSELEQEENRRFQNGTLFPVYHGSAKNNLGIRQLIEVIASKFYSSTPEGQSELCGQVFKIEYSEKRRRFVYVRIYSGTLHLRDVIRISEKEKIKITEMCVPTNGELYSSDTACSGDIVILPNDVLQLNSILGNEILLPQRKFIENPLPMLQTTIAVKKSEQREILLGALTEISDGDPLLKYYVDTTTHEIILSFLGNVQMEVICAILEEKYHVEAEIKEPTVIYMERPLRKAEYTIHIEVPPNPFWASVGLSIEPLPIGSGVQYESRVSLGYLNQSFQNAVMEGVLYGCEQGLYGWKVTDCKICFEYGLYYSPVSTPADFRLLSPIVLEQALKKAGTELLEPYLHFEIYAPQEYLSRAYHDAPRYCADIVSTQIKNDEVILKGEIPARCIQEYRNDLTYFTNGQGVCLTELKGYQPAIGKFICQPRRPNSRIDKVRHMFHKLA, encoded by the coding sequence ATGAAAATAATTAACTTAGGCATTCTGGCTCACGTTGACGCAGGAAAGACAACATTAACGGAAAGTTTATTGTATACCAGTGGTGCAATTGCAGAACTAGGGAGCGTAGATGAAGGCACAACAAGGACAGATACAATGAATTTGGAGCGTCAAAGGGGAATCACTATCCAGACAGCAGTGACATCTTTTCAGTGGGAGGATGTAAAAGTCAACATTATAGATACGCCAGGCCATATGGATTTTTTGGCGGAAGTATACCGTTCTTTATCCGTATTAGACGGAGCAGTATTATTAGTTTCTGCAAAGGATGGCATACAGGCACAGACCCGTATACTGTTTCATGCACTACAGATAATGAAGATTCCGACAATTTTTTTCATCAATAAAATTGACCAAGAGGGGATTGATTTGCCAATGGTATATCGGGAAATGAAAGCAAAGCTTTCTTCGGAAATTATAGTGAAGCAAAAGGTTGGGCAGCATCCCCATATAAATGTAACGGACAATGACGATATGGAACAGTGGGATGCGGTAATTATGGGAAACGATGAACTATTAGAGAAATATATGTCAGGGAAACCGTTTAAAATGTCAGAACTGGAACAGGAAGAAAACAGGAGATTCCAAAACGGAACGTTATTTCCCGTTTATCACGGAAGCGCTAAAAACAATCTGGGGATTCGGCAGCTTATAGAAGTAATTGCCAGTAAATTTTATTCATCAACGCCTGAAGGTCAATCTGAACTATGCGGGCAGGTTTTTAAGATTGAATATTCAGAGAAAAGGCGGCGTTTTGTTTATGTGCGTATATATAGCGGAACATTGCATTTGAGGGATGTTATTAGAATATCTGAAAAAGAGAAAATAAAAATCACAGAGATGTGTGTTCCGACAAACGGTGAATTATATTCATCCGATACAGCCTGCTCTGGTGATATTGTAATTTTACCAAATGATGTTTTGCAGCTAAACAGTATTTTGGGGAACGAAATACTGTTGCCGCAGAGAAAATTTATTGAAAATCCTCTCCCTATGCTCCAAACAACGATTGCAGTAAAGAAATCTGAACAGCGGGAAATATTGCTTGGGGCACTTACAGAAATTTCAGATGGCGACCCTCTTTTAAAATATTATGTGGATACTACAACGCATGAGATTATACTTTCTTTTTTGGGGAATGTGCAGATGGAAGTCATTTGTGCCATCCTTGAGGAAAAATATCATGTGGAGGCAGAAATAAAAGAGCCTACTGTTATATATATGGAAAGACCGCTTAGAAAAGCAGAATATACCATCCACATAGAAGTCCCGCCAAATCCTTTCTGGGCTTCTGTCGGGTTGTCCATAGAGCCGCTCCCTATTGGAAGCGGAGTGCAGTATGAAAGCAGAGTTTCACTTGGATATTTAAATCAATCGTTCCAAAATGCGGTTATGGAGGGGGTTCTTTATGGCTGCGAGCAGGGGCTGTATGGATGGAAAGTGACAGACTGTAAAATCTGTTTTGAATATGGATTGTATTATAGTCCTGTAAGTACCCCCGCAGACTTTCGGCTGCTTTCCCCTATCGTATTGGAGCAGGCTTTAAAAAAAGCAGGGACAGAACTATTAGAGCCATATCTCCACTTTGAAATTTATGCACCGCAGGAATATCTCTCACGGGCGTATCATGATGCTCCAAGGTATTGTGCAGATATTGTAAGTACTCAGATAAAGAATGACGAGGTCATTCTGAAAGGAGAAATCCCTGCTAGATGTATTCAAGAATACAGGAACGATTTAACTTATTTCACAAATGGGCAGGGAGTCTGCTTGACAGAGTTAAAAGGATACCAGCCAGCTATTGGTAAATTTATTTGCCAACCCCGCCGCCCGAATAGCCGTATAGATAAGGTTCGGCATATGTTCCACAAGTTAGCTTAA
- a CDS encoding TnpV protein, translated as MAKSLFEELGGKYERQGDYLIPCLTVPAEEEQAIGIWGQRHLDYLKQYRKVTYTNLLTSGRLNAYLADINRQAQERFERLIEGMKQAQGITEQLKAENALEWTGCLNNIRACAREIVEKEIIFA; from the coding sequence ATGGCAAAATCATTATTTGAGGAACTGGGCGGCAAATACGAAAGGCAAGGGGATTATTTGATACCGTGCTTAACTGTACCCGCCGAAGAAGAACAGGCAATAGGCATCTGGGGGCAACGGCATTTAGATTATCTAAAACAGTACCGTAAAGTTACATACACCAATCTTCTTACAAGCGGCAGGCTAAACGCCTACCTTGCCGACATCAACAGACAGGCACAGGAACGCTTTGAAAGGCTCATAGAGGGTATGAAACAGGCACAGGGCATAACGGAACAGCTAAAGGCAGAAAACGCCTTAGAATGGACAGGATGCCTCAATAACATAAGGGCTTGTGCGAGGGAGATTGTGGAAAAGGAAATTATTTTTGCATAA
- a CDS encoding transposon-encoded TnpW family protein, producing MKENTLSYTTRIGKTTFIVNVKQSESAKKPLNTVFQEICRHEMLGVFSADKYLNLENLQKSS from the coding sequence ATGAAAGAAAACACTTTATCTTATACAACGCGAATAGGCAAAACAACTTTTATTGTCAATGTGAAGCAATCGGAAAGTGCGAAGAAGCCTTTGAATACGGTGTTTCAAGAAATATGCCGACACGAGATGTTAGGCGTTTTTTCAGCAGATAAATATTTGAATTTAGAAAACTTACAAAAATCATCTTGA
- a CDS encoding plasmid recombination protein, translated as MAKTNKADMSCARVKQYTAFDVSKAERHNERKNETYENMNVITERIALNVHFKKPTVPTYMEQLKQMETDGLVSLRGLRKDATLFNEIVIDVNTMYFERNGGYEYAKQFYEEAYHFIEEKFGADNVISAVMHADEINVAATEELGKEVYHYHLHAMVLPVVEKEILWSKRCKNPELRGTVKEVVNQISHSKKWKSDIPMTDEKGNPLLKKNGKPMFRASYSILQDELFNYMTERGFKGFQRGEYGSTAEHLTSLQYQIQQDKERLEKLQKRIQKEQVKYEPARHISKTLNEIDGMGQKTFTGKMAISKEDYSQLTALAKEGITSRAEINKLEQSANYYRQKYFDSANALERMKTKYNELKEKCRPFLEALEHFPEVAKLFTEKVKQLFSFKEAQERAEKEAREKERQERIKARRNKRGMER; from the coding sequence ATGGCAAAAACCAATAAGGCGGATATGAGTTGTGCAAGGGTAAAACAGTACACCGCTTTTGATGTGAGCAAGGCGGAAAGGCACAATGAACGCAAGAATGAAACCTATGAAAATATGAATGTGATTACGGAACGCATAGCCCTTAATGTGCATTTCAAAAAACCGACTGTCCCAACCTATATGGAGCAGTTAAAGCAGATGGAAACAGACGGGTTAGTATCGCTTCGTGGACTGAGGAAAGACGCTACCCTTTTCAATGAGATTGTGATTGATGTGAATACGATGTACTTCGAGCGTAACGGTGGTTATGAATATGCAAAGCAGTTTTATGAAGAAGCCTATCATTTCATCGAAGAAAAATTCGGTGCTGATAATGTTATATCGGCAGTAATGCACGCTGATGAAATCAATGTAGCCGCAACCGAGGAACTGGGAAAAGAGGTTTACCATTATCATCTTCACGCAATGGTTCTGCCTGTTGTGGAGAAAGAAATCTTATGGAGTAAGCGTTGTAAAAACCCCGAACTGCGAGGAACGGTCAAGGAAGTGGTTAATCAGATAAGCCATTCAAAGAAATGGAAATCGGATATTCCAATGACCGATGAAAAAGGAAATCCATTGTTAAAGAAGAACGGCAAGCCGATGTTTCGAGCTTCGTACAGCATACTGCAAGATGAACTGTTTAATTATATGACGGAACGAGGGTTCAAAGGCTTTCAGCGTGGCGAATACGGAAGTACAGCAGAGCATTTAACTTCCCTGCAATATCAAATCCAACAGGACAAAGAACGATTGGAGAAGTTGCAGAAGCGTATTCAAAAGGAACAGGTTAAATATGAGCCTGCCCGTCATATCTCAAAGACCTTAAACGAGATTGACGGTATGGGACAGAAAACCTTTACGGGCAAGATGGCAATATCCAAAGAGGACTACTCACAACTGACTGCCCTTGCAAAAGAGGGAATTACCAGTCGTGCGGAAATCAATAAGTTGGAGCAGAGTGCAAATTATTACCGACAGAAATATTTTGACAGTGCAAACGCATTGGAGAGAATGAAAACCAAATACAACGAACTGAAAGAAAAGTGCAGACCTTTTCTTGAAGCGTTGGAGCATTTCCCCGAAGTTGCTAAACTTTTTACCGAAAAAGTGAAGCAACTTTTTTCTTTTAAGGAAGCACAGGAACGAGCCGAAAAAGAAGCGAGGGAAAAAGAAAGACAAGAGCGTATTAAGGCACGAAGAAACAAGCGTGGTATGGAAAGATAA
- a CDS encoding AAA family ATPase encodes MKQMENEMNVNVPLEVIKASEIEPKEVKWLWYPYIPYGKVTLLQGDPGDGKSKLMLSIAALLSKGEPLPFTETEENEPMTIIYQTTEDDADDTVVPRFNSAGGNGENLIFIKEDEKSLSFGDNRIAEAIEKYHAKLLILDPMSSYIGENCSMNNANETRAEFNHLIAVAKNTGCAIVIIAHMNKMRDINPLYRTNGSIDIAGAARSILAITRTPNKEAPAERYMVQVKSNLAPTGSAILFEVAEKGVDFISEMEMTAEEAFQSLAPKMGRPNEKEIKAKEFLLEMLKDGEMLSSDCEERLEAAGFKKSTIKKAKKKAGVISRKQGFLWYWSLPMGDIPRE; translated from the coding sequence ATGAAGCAAATGGAAAATGAAATGAATGTAAATGTCCCTCTCGAAGTTATTAAGGCAAGTGAGATTGAGCCGAAGGAAGTGAAATGGCTGTGGTATCCGTATATTCCGTACGGCAAGGTTACGCTGTTGCAGGGCGATCCGGGCGATGGAAAAAGCAAGTTAATGCTGTCAATCGCCGCACTGCTCTCTAAGGGCGAACCTCTGCCTTTTACTGAAACGGAAGAAAATGAGCCTATGACTATCATCTATCAGACAACGGAAGATGATGCAGACGATACGGTAGTACCCCGATTTAACTCTGCCGGTGGGAACGGAGAAAACCTTATCTTCATCAAGGAAGATGAAAAGTCTTTATCCTTTGGAGATAACCGTATTGCTGAAGCAATCGAAAAGTATCACGCAAAACTTTTAATTCTTGACCCGATGAGTTCCTATATCGGAGAGAACTGTTCAATGAACAATGCCAACGAAACAAGGGCAGAGTTTAATCACTTGATTGCAGTTGCAAAAAATACTGGCTGTGCCATCGTGATTATCGCCCATATGAACAAGATGAGAGATATAAATCCTCTTTATCGCACCAACGGTTCGATTGATATTGCGGGTGCTGCAAGAAGTATTCTTGCAATCACACGCACACCGAACAAAGAAGCACCAGCGGAACGATATATGGTGCAAGTGAAATCTAACCTTGCCCCGACAGGCTCGGCAATTCTTTTTGAGGTGGCAGAAAAGGGAGTGGACTTTATCTCTGAAATGGAAATGACAGCAGAAGAAGCGTTCCAATCCCTCGCACCCAAAATGGGCAGACCGAACGAAAAGGAAATCAAGGCGAAAGAATTTCTTTTGGAAATGCTGAAAGACGGAGAAATGCTTTCTTCGGATTGCGAAGAAAGACTTGAAGCCGCTGGGTTCAAAAAATCGACCATCAAAAAGGCAAAGAAGAAAGCAGGAGTTATCTCCCGAAAACAAGGCTTTCTGTGGTACTGGTCTTTGCCGATGGGCGATATACCGAGAGAATAA
- a CDS encoding RNA polymerase sigma factor: MDDKQILDLYWERSEAAISETSKKYGKYCRYIAFNILHNDEDSEECVNDTYLRAWNSIPPNRPSVLKTFLGKITRNLSLDRYELLNAKKRNGGQMPLVFDEIQECIPSLDSTENIVEEIALTDILNRFLSSLSLEQRKIFMRRYWYLSPIKEIATEYGMSESKIKMSLFRSRNELKKLLEKEGISV; the protein is encoded by the coding sequence ATGGATGATAAGCAGATATTAGATTTATATTGGGAGCGCTCCGAAGCTGCTATATCCGAAACTTCAAAAAAATACGGAAAGTATTGCAGATACATAGCCTTTAATATTCTTCACAATGACGAAGATAGCGAGGAATGTGTAAATGATACTTATTTAAGAGCTTGGAACAGCATACCGCCTAACCGTCCATCTGTCCTAAAAACTTTTTTAGGGAAGATTACTCGCAACCTATCTTTGGACAGGTACGAACTGCTTAATGCAAAGAAACGTAATGGTGGGCAAATGCCATTGGTTTTTGATGAAATACAAGAGTGCATACCATCGTTGGATAGTACAGAAAACATTGTTGAAGAAATCGCTCTAACGGATATTCTCAACCGCTTTCTTTCTTCCCTGTCATTAGAACAGCGAAAAATCTTTATGAGAAGATATTGGTATTTATCGCCCATTAAAGAAATTGCAACGGAATATGGTATGAGCGAGAGCAAAATCAAGATGTCATTATTTCGTTCAAGGAACGAACTCAAAAAATTGTTAGAGAAAGAAGGTATCTCTGTATGA
- a CDS encoding TnpV protein, giving the protein MQRFITDERTGIQYELIGDYYYPCLTIENEEPPTLTKYGRMRERYLREHRKVLYCNLLTSGKLYEHLAEIDTSACNMAEYLIKEMARKQGVTEQLKAEDMMRWVGLMNNIRACADEIVLNDIVYS; this is encoded by the coding sequence ATGCAAAGATTTATTACAGACGAAAGAACTGGTATCCAGTACGAACTCATCGGAGATTATTACTATCCCTGCTTGACGATAGAAAACGAAGAACCGCCTACGCTCACAAAATACGGAAGAATGAGGGAAAGATATTTGAGGGAGCATAGGAAAGTCTTATATTGCAATCTGCTTACAAGCGGAAAGTTATATGAACACCTTGCTGAAATTGATACTTCGGCGTGTAATATGGCGGAGTATCTGATAAAGGAAATGGCAAGAAAACAAGGTGTGACGGAACAACTGAAAGCGGAGGATATGATGAGATGGGTCGGATTGATGAATAATATCCGAGCCTGTGCAGATGAGATTGTATTGAACGATATTGTGTATTCCTAA
- a CDS encoding recombinase family protein — protein sequence MSRSSKITALYERLSRDDDLNGESNSITNQKQYLEDYARRNGFTNIRHFTDDGFSGVNFNRPSFQELIKEVEAGNVATIIVKDMSRLGRNYLQVGFYTEVLFPQKDVRFLAINNSIDSNNASDNDFAPFLNIMNEWYAKDTSNKIKAVFDARMKDGKRCSGSIPYGYNRLATDKQTLVVDPVASAVVKRIFLLANEGKSPRAIAELLTEEKVLIPAAHAKEYHPEQYNGTKFSDPYLWGMSTIRAILSRQEYLGHTVLRKSVSTNFKLHKRKNTDEDEQYVFYNTHEPIISQELWDSVQKRKKRANRTAARGTHSNRLSGYLYCADCGRRMTLQTHYSKKDRSVQYSYRCGGYASKVNSCSAHSISADNVEALILSAVKRLSRFVLNDEEAFAKELQALWNEKQTEKPKHNKSELHRFQKRYDELSKLIRGLYENLVSGLLPERQYKQLMKQYDDEQAELETKIEEMEKELTEEKVNAVDIKHFISLIRKCKEPTEISDLMFAELIDKIVVYEAEGVGKARTQKVDIYFNYVGQVDIAYTEEELAEIKAQEEQIEMERLAKQREREKAYREKRKAKKLAENGGEIVKTKICPHCQKEFVPTSNRQIFCSKDCCYQARQDKTKADREAEKGNHYYRQRVCAVCGSTYWPTHSQQKFCSEECQKINHNEKSLEFYHKKQKEKSECKDLLQTKELVSSTNSSEIITIPA from the coding sequence ATGTCAAGGAGTTCAAAGATTACAGCACTCTATGAGCGTTTGTCGAGAGATGATGATCTTAATGGTGAGTCAAATTCAATCACCAATCAAAAGCAATACTTGGAAGATTACGCCCGAAGAAATGGTTTTACGAATATCCGTCATTTTACTGACGATGGTTTTTCGGGTGTAAATTTCAATCGTCCGAGTTTTCAGGAGTTGATTAAGGAAGTAGAAGCAGGAAATGTCGCAACGATTATTGTTAAGGATATGAGCCGATTAGGGCGAAACTATCTGCAAGTCGGTTTTTATACGGAAGTTCTGTTCCCACAGAAAGATGTCCGTTTCCTTGCGATAAATAACAGTATCGACAGCAATAATGCTTCTGACAATGACTTTGCCCCATTTTTGAATATAATGAACGAATGGTACGCAAAAGACACAAGCAATAAAATCAAGGCTGTGTTTGACGCCCGTATGAAAGACGGAAAGCGTTGTAGCGGTTCAATTCCCTATGGATATAACCGATTAGCAACCGACAAACAAACGCTTGTCGTTGACCCTGTGGCTTCTGCGGTGGTAAAGCGTATCTTTTTGCTTGCCAACGAGGGCAAAAGTCCGAGAGCAATCGCTGAATTGCTTACCGAAGAAAAGGTTTTAATTCCGGCTGCACACGCAAAGGAATATCACCCCGAACAGTATAACGGAACAAAGTTTTCAGACCCGTATCTTTGGGGAATGTCAACCATAAGAGCGATTTTAAGCAGACAGGAATATCTCGGTCATACTGTTTTGCGTAAATCGGTCAGCACCAATTTCAAACTGCACAAAAGAAAGAATACCGATGAAGATGAACAGTATGTATTTTATAATACGCACGAGCCTATCATCTCGCAGGAACTTTGGGACAGCGTTCAGAAGCGAAAGAAACGAGCGAACAGGACAGCGGCAAGAGGAACGCATAGCAACCGTTTAAGCGGTTATCTGTACTGTGCGGATTGTGGCAGAAGAATGACCCTGCAAACGCATTACAGTAAAAAAGACCGTTCGGTGCAGTATTCTTACCGTTGCGGCGGATATGCAAGCAAAGTAAACTCCTGCTCTGCCCATTCAATTAGTGCTGATAATGTTGAAGCCTTGATATTATCGGCTGTCAAACGATTATCAAGATTTGTTCTGAATGACGAAGAAGCCTTTGCAAAGGAACTTCAAGCACTTTGGAATGAAAAGCAGACAGAAAAGCCAAAGCACAATAAATCGGAATTGCACCGTTTTCAGAAGCGATACGATGAATTGTCTAAACTTATTCGTGGCTTGTATGAAAATCTTGTTTCGGGATTACTGCCCGAAAGACAGTATAAGCAACTGATGAAGCAGTACGATGACGAACAGGCTGAGCTGGAAACGAAGATTGAGGAAATGGAAAAGGAACTTACCGAAGAAAAAGTAAATGCTGTTGATATTAAGCATTTCATTTCTTTAATTCGCAAGTGCAAAGAGCCGACAGAAATTTCCGATTTGATGTTTGCTGAACTCATTGACAAGATTGTGGTTTATGAAGCAGAGGGTGTGGGAAAAGCAAGGACACAAAAGGTTGATATTTACTTCAACTATGTCGGGCAGGTCGATATTGCCTATACAGAAGAAGAACTTGCTGAAATAAAGGCACAGGAAGAACAGATTGAGATGGAACGCTTGGCAAAACAGCGTGAGCGTGAAAAAGCCTACCGAGAGAAGCGAAAGGCGAAAAAACTCGCTGAAAACGGTGGAGAAATCGTCAAGACAAAGATATGTCCTCACTGTCAAAAAGAGTTTGTGCCTACAAGTAACCGACAGATATTCTGTTCAAAAGATTGTTGCTATCAGGCAAGGCAGGACAAGACAAAAGCCGACAGAGAAGCTGAAAAAGGAAATCATTATTATCGTCAGCGTGTCTGTGCTGTGTGTGGCAGTACCTACTGGCCTACACACAGTCAGCAGAAATTCTGTTCCGAAGAATGTCAAAAGATAAACCATAACGAGAAGTCTTTGGAATTTTATCACAAGAAGCAGAAGGAGAAATCAGAATGCAAAGATTTATTACAGACGAAAGAACTGGTATCCAGTACGAACTCATCGGAGATTATTACTATCCCTGCTTGA